Below is a genomic region from Sulfitobacter sp. OXR-159.
CCGCCGCCCGACGCGCCCACCAGAGATTTCCGCCAGTTCCATCGAAGAGCCGCCGATGTCGCAGACAAGGCCGTAAGCGCCGGGCCAGCCCAGCAGCACCCCTTGGGCCGAAAGCCGGGCCTCTTCCTCGCCGTCAATCACCCAGATGCGCAGGCCGGTTTCGCGCAGCACATCGGCGCAGAACTCGCGCCCATCGCTGGCATCGCGCACCGCTGCGGTGGCAACGACCGTGAGTTCCGACAGGCCCATGCCATCGGCCAGCTTGCTGAACCGCCGCAGCGCCGAGAGGGCACGGGCGCGGCCTTCGGGCGACAAGTGGCCGGTCTCAGACATGCCAGCGCCAAGGGCACACATGATCTTTTCGTTGTAGAAGTAGGCCGGAGAGCGCGCCGCGCCGTCGAACACCACAAGGCGGACAGAGTTCGAGCCCACATCCACCACGCCCACCCGCGCCAGCGCGCGCGCACCCGGATCCTGAAACAACGGTTTCGCGAAAAGGCCCAGTTCCGCCACGCCGGTCTCAGGGACGGGGGCGGCTCGGGAAGGGTCGGTCTGGTCTGCCATCAATGCTCCTGCGGGCCATCCGTTTGAAGGGATAATTGGCGCAGGGGCGCGGTGAGGTCAATTGCTAACGGACCTCTCTATAGGTCAATCCTCGGTATGGGTCAGCTTGGGCACATCCGACGCCCCCGCGCTGCCGCGCCCCGAAAGCGAGGGGTTTTCCATAAAGAAGCGGTGGCAGTTAAACGCGAACGTCCCCTCCGGCACGGCGGGCCGGGTGAATTTGCCATCCGGCCCCATGACCCAGCTTTGCGCAACGTCAGCCAGATTGGCGGCCATGATCTGGCTGGTGATCTGCGCCTTGACGGTCGGGTTCTCGATCTCGACCAAAGTCTCGACCCGGCGGTTGAGGTTGCGGCCCATCCAGTCAGCGGAAGACATGAAAACCCGCGCTTTTTTATGCGGCAGCCCGTGGCCGTTGCCGACGCAGACAATGCGACTGTGTTCCAGAAAACGGCCAATGATGGATTTGACGCGAATGTTGTCCGACAGCCCCTTAACGCCGGGGCGCAGCCCGCAGATGCCGCGAATGACAAGGCTGATTTCCACTCCCGCTTGGCTGGCATCATAAAGCGCGTCGATCACCTCGGCGTCGATCAGGGCGTTCATCTTGGCCCAGATCACGGCAGGCCGCCCGGCGCGAGCATGGTCAGCCTCGGTGGCGATCATCTCAAGCAGGCGCGGCTTGAGCGTGGTGGGGGAAATGGCGAGGTTTTCCAACTGCTCTGGCGGGGCATAGCCTGAGAGGAAGTTGAAGACTTTCGTGGCATCGCGCCCAAGGCTCGAGTCGCAGGTGAAAAGCGACAGATCCGTATAGATCCGCGCGGTGATCGGGTGGTAGTTGCCGGTGCCGTAGTGGGTATAGGTCACCAGTTGATCGCCTTCGCGGCGTACCACGGTCGAGATCTTGGCGTGGGTCTTGAGGTCGAGAAAGCCATAGACCACATGCGCGCCCGCGCGTTCCAAGCGGCGTGACTGGCGGATATTGGCGGCCTCATCAAAGCGGGCTTTCAGTTCAACCAAGGCGGTGACGGATTTACCATCCTCGGCAGCCTCGCAGAGCGCGCTGACAATCGGGCTGTCGCGTGAGGTGCGGTAGAGCGTCTGTTTGATCGCCACCACGTCGGGATCCCGCGCCGCTTGGGCAAGGAAGCGCACCACCATATCAAAGGTCTCATAGGGGTGGTGCAGCAGCATGTCCTTTTGCCGGATCGCGGCGAACATATCGCCATCGTGGTCGCTGACGCGCTCGGGCACACGCGGGGTGAACTGCGGCCACAGAAGGTCGGGCCGGGCGTCGGTTACCAGTTTCGACAGATCGGCGATGCCGAGCATGCCTTCGATTTCGATCACGTCTTGGGGCCGCACGCAAAGCTCGCGCATGACGACGGATTTCAGCTTTTCCGGGGCGCCGGCGGAATGGGTCAGACGCACGACCTCCCCCCGGCGGCGGCGTTTCAGGGCGACTTCGAATTCCCGCACGAGGTCTTCGGCCTCGTCTTCCACTTCAAGATCGCTGTCGCGCAGCACGCGGAATTCGAAATGCGCTTTGAGTTTGTAGCCCGGAAAGAGGTTGGGGATGTTGATGATCAACAGGTCTTCGAGCTGCAGGTAGCGCAGGCAACCATCGGGCGCGGGCAGGGGCACGAAGCGGTCGATCTGGCCGGGAATCGGCAGCAGCGCTTGCAGGGGGCGTTTGTCGCGGCTGCGTTCCAGTTGCAAAGCCAGCGCATAGCCGGTGTTGGGGATGAAGGGGAAGGGATGTGCCGGGTCAATCGCCAGCGGCGACAGCACGGCGAAGACTTGGTTGAGAAAGACCCCTTCGAGATGTTTGTGGTCCGCCTCGGTCAGGTCGGCGGCGCGTTCCAGCATGATGTTCTGCGCGTCCATCTCGGTCATGAGGTCAACCAGCACACGCTGTTGGGACATCATCAGGTTGCGCGCGTCTTCGTTGATCAGCACCAATTGCTCACCGGGGCTCAGCCCATCGGCGGCGGCGGTGGTATTGCCCGCTTGGGCCAGTTCGCGCAGCCCCGCGACCCGCACGGTATAGAATTCATCCAGATTGGTGGCTGAAATCGACAGAAAGCGCAGCCGTTCCAGCAGCGGCACGCGCGGGTTCTCGGCTTCTTCCAGCACCCGCCAGTTGAAGTCGAGCCAGCTTAGCTCACGGTTAAAGAAACGGCCCGGCCCGGCGGTATCAAGCTCGGGCAGATCGGTGGCGGGCGGAAAGGGCGCTTGCAGGAAATCAGCTTGGGTCATGCGGGCCTCATGACATTGGAATGTAACGGGTTTGCGAAGGCTTGCGTTAATTATTCCAGTATCACGCGCGGGGCGGGGCGATGTCCAGCACCTGCGCGGCCAGTGCGCGAGTCAACGGGCGCTTCTGCGCAAGGCTGGCGGCATCCAGCCGGTCAACCAGCGCGATGGCAGCGGCAAAGGAACGATCCATCCGGGTCATCAGGTAGTTGATCAACTCCGGTTTCGGCGTCAACTGCCGGTCGGCCAGAAGCTTGACCAGCAGTGCGGAAAGCAGTGCGTCATCGGGTGCTTCCATCTCGACCATCGTGGCGCCGCGCATCCGGCTGACCAGATCGGGCAGCGTCAGCCCCCAATGGGCCACCGGCCCCGTGCCGGTGAGCAAAAGCGCCTGCCCCTCGGCCAGTACGAGGTTGTGCAGGTGAAACAGGGCCGTTT
It encodes:
- a CDS encoding RNA degradosome polyphosphate kinase; translated protein: MTQADFLQAPFPPATDLPELDTAGPGRFFNRELSWLDFNWRVLEEAENPRVPLLERLRFLSISATNLDEFYTVRVAGLRELAQAGNTTAAADGLSPGEQLVLINEDARNLMMSQQRVLVDLMTEMDAQNIMLERAADLTEADHKHLEGVFLNQVFAVLSPLAIDPAHPFPFIPNTGYALALQLERSRDKRPLQALLPIPGQIDRFVPLPAPDGCLRYLQLEDLLIINIPNLFPGYKLKAHFEFRVLRDSDLEVEDEAEDLVREFEVALKRRRRGEVVRLTHSAGAPEKLKSVVMRELCVRPQDVIEIEGMLGIADLSKLVTDARPDLLWPQFTPRVPERVSDHDGDMFAAIRQKDMLLHHPYETFDMVVRFLAQAARDPDVVAIKQTLYRTSRDSPIVSALCEAAEDGKSVTALVELKARFDEAANIRQSRRLERAGAHVVYGFLDLKTHAKISTVVRREGDQLVTYTHYGTGNYHPITARIYTDLSLFTCDSSLGRDATKVFNFLSGYAPPEQLENLAISPTTLKPRLLEMIATEADHARAGRPAVIWAKMNALIDAEVIDALYDASQAGVEISLVIRGICGLRPGVKGLSDNIRVKSIIGRFLEHSRIVCVGNGHGLPHKKARVFMSSADWMGRNLNRRVETLVEIENPTVKAQITSQIMAANLADVAQSWVMGPDGKFTRPAVPEGTFAFNCHRFFMENPSLSGRGSAGASDVPKLTHTED
- a CDS encoding HdaA/DnaA family protein, translated to MAHQLGLNLPSRTALGRDAFFVAPSNAMAMAMVDGWRGWAGGKLALTGPQGSGKTHLTHVWADLSGARIISAADLLEADIPALARGPLAVEDVHLIAGNAEAQTALFHLHNLVLAEGQALLLTGTGPVAHWGLTLPDLVSRMRGATMVEMEAPDDALLSALLVKLLADRQLTPKPELINYLMTRMDRSFAAAIALVDRLDAASLAQKRPLTRALAAQVLDIAPPRA